Proteins encoded together in one Lathyrus oleraceus cultivar Zhongwan6 chromosome 5, CAAS_Psat_ZW6_1.0, whole genome shotgun sequence window:
- the LOC127078743 gene encoding uncharacterized protein LOC127078743, with protein MGITVDSRNNCVLAVIHAVKPLPLFNALAAYDLKSGNRLLLSPLPTDEEALANDVAVDYNDNAYVTNSIGNYIWKVNVKGEASIFSKSPRFTEHPVDRDTPYSYIGLNGIAYVSSEDYLLVVQSNTGKVFKVVADDGTARHVLLNEDLTRPDGVVFRSDGVVLVVSPQANKLWLLKSNNGWGEGVVYNKIDLESEGYPTSVVSRGRDKMYVLYGYFLEGLLGNSEREGFRIEEIMSPKESEGENVWLYVMIGFGMVYFVYWRFQMGQLVKHMNKKIN; from the coding sequence ATGGGTATAACAGTCGATTCACGCAACAATTGCGTCCTCGCTGTAATCCACGCCGTTAAACCTCTTCCTCTTTTCAACGCTCTCGCCGCCTACGACCTAAAATCCGGCAACCGCCTCTTGCTCTCCCCTCTCCCCACCGATGAAGAAGCCCTCGCAAACGACGTCGCTGTTGATTACAACGACAACGCTTACGTCACGAACTCCATCGGCAACTACATCTGGAAAGTCAACGTGAAAGGAGAAGCTTCAATCTTCTCAAAATCGCCGAGGTTCACCGAACATCCGGTGGACCGCGACACACCGTATAGTTACATCGGGCTCAACGGTATTGCTTACGTCAGCAGCGAGGATTATCTCTTGGTGGTGCAATCCAATACAGGTAAGGTTTTCAAGGTTGTTGCGGACGACGGTACAGCCAGGCACGTACTTCTCAACGAGGATCTCACGCGACCTGATGGCGTCGTTTTTAGAAGTGACGGTGTCGTTTTGGTGGTTTCACCGCAAGCGAATAAGTTGTGGCTTCTGAAGAGTAATAATGGATGGGGGGAGGGTGTGGTTTATAACAAAATTGACCTTGAGAGTGAAGGGTACCCTACTTCGGTTGTTTCGAGAGGGAGGGATAAGATGTATGTGTTGTATGGGTATTTTTTGGAGGGTCTTTTGGGGAATTCAGAGAGGGAGGGTTTTAGAATTGAGGAGATTATGTCACCAAAGGAGAGTGAGGGAGAGAATGTTTGGCTTTATGTGATGATTGGATTTGGCATGGTGTATTTTGTGTATTGGAGGTTTCAGATGGGTCAGCTTGTGAAGCATATGAACAAAAAGATCAATTGA